One Cellulomonas taurus genomic region harbors:
- a CDS encoding RNA degradosome polyphosphate kinase encodes MSDNPDQPPRGRTRRTTATSSTAAPTSSSSTSSRRTASSRGANGAGSNGRASGTRTQDGRSTRSRSTTGTAAEPGTGGSPTTGASTAAAQLAEDARTRTGRPLAPELAAHIAEHIAPVSEPGSAEGLDAAPLPDDRFLDRELSWLAFNQRVLELGEDDTQPLLERVRYLAIFASNLDEFFMVRVAGLKRRIAAGLAVTAASGLSPRQVLESISERAHDLMKRHAKVFAEQVQPALAAEGITLVRWEELGDTEQDRLRKFFRKQIFPVLTPLAVDPAHPFPYISGLSLNLAVVVANPTTGKEHFARVKVPPLLPRYIAVDAKGRPAAVAAQAPVDKRPMSFVPIEDVIAQHLDYLFPGMEIREHHTFRVTRNEDVEVEEDDAENLLQALEKELLRRRFGPPVRLEVADSISPRIRQLLIRELGVVEEEVYELPAPLDHTGLNLIADLDRPDLQYPKFVPTTHRFLAEVESATPTDVFAAIRARDILLHHPYDSFSTSVQTFLEQAAADPKVLAIKQTLYRTSGDSPIVDALIDAAEAGKQVLALVEIKARFDEQANIGWARKLEQAGVHVVYGIVGLKTHAKLSLVVRQESDGLRRYCHVGTGNYNPKTARIYTDLGLLTCDPDVGQDLTRLFNQLSGYAPKSRFHRLLVAPRSVRAGLIERIDREAQAAREGRPSWIKIKVNSMVDEETIDALYRASSAGVPVDLVVRGICAMRPGVPGLSETVRVRSILGRFLEHSRVFAFCADGGMRKDLVDGGKESDVLIPGPEVFIGSADLMHRNLDRRVEALVRISDPEQIADLVDLMDASMADATVSWHLAADGTWTRHDTGEEGRLRDLQSSLIYRQRRRLGAGR; translated from the coding sequence CCCGCTCCCGGTCGACGACCGGAACCGCTGCCGAACCCGGCACGGGCGGTTCCCCGACCACCGGCGCCTCCACGGCGGCGGCGCAGCTGGCGGAGGACGCACGCACCCGGACCGGTCGCCCGCTGGCACCGGAGCTCGCCGCGCACATCGCCGAGCACATCGCCCCGGTGTCCGAACCCGGCTCCGCGGAGGGGCTGGACGCCGCTCCCCTGCCCGACGACCGCTTCCTCGACCGCGAGTTGTCCTGGCTGGCGTTCAACCAGCGGGTGCTCGAACTCGGCGAGGACGACACCCAGCCGCTGCTGGAACGGGTGCGCTACCTGGCGATCTTCGCCTCGAACCTGGACGAGTTCTTCATGGTCCGGGTCGCCGGCCTGAAGCGCCGGATCGCGGCCGGGCTGGCCGTCACCGCCGCCTCCGGGCTCAGCCCGCGCCAGGTCCTGGAGTCGATCAGCGAGCGCGCCCACGACCTGATGAAGCGGCATGCCAAGGTCTTCGCCGAGCAGGTGCAGCCCGCCCTCGCCGCCGAGGGCATCACGCTGGTCCGCTGGGAGGAACTGGGCGACACCGAGCAGGACCGGCTGCGCAAGTTCTTCCGCAAGCAGATCTTCCCGGTGCTCACCCCGCTGGCCGTCGACCCGGCCCACCCGTTCCCCTACATCTCCGGGCTGTCGTTGAACCTGGCCGTGGTGGTGGCGAACCCGACCACCGGCAAGGAGCACTTCGCGCGGGTGAAGGTCCCGCCGCTGCTCCCCCGGTACATCGCGGTGGACGCCAAGGGCCGCCCGGCCGCCGTCGCCGCCCAGGCACCGGTGGACAAGCGCCCGATGTCCTTCGTGCCGATCGAGGACGTGATCGCCCAGCACCTGGACTACCTGTTCCCCGGGATGGAGATCCGCGAGCACCACACCTTCCGGGTCACCCGCAACGAGGACGTGGAGGTCGAGGAGGACGACGCCGAGAACCTGTTGCAGGCGCTGGAGAAGGAGCTGCTGCGCCGCCGGTTCGGCCCCCCGGTCCGGCTCGAGGTCGCCGACAGCATCAGCCCGCGCATCCGGCAGCTGCTGATCCGCGAGCTCGGCGTGGTCGAGGAGGAGGTGTACGAGCTCCCCGCACCCCTGGACCACACCGGCCTCAACCTGATCGCCGACCTGGACCGGCCGGATCTGCAGTACCCGAAGTTCGTGCCCACCACGCACCGCTTCCTGGCCGAGGTCGAGTCCGCCACGCCGACCGACGTGTTCGCGGCCATCAGGGCCCGGGACATCCTGCTGCACCACCCCTACGACTCGTTCAGCACCTCGGTCCAGACCTTCCTGGAGCAGGCGGCCGCCGACCCCAAGGTGCTCGCGATCAAGCAGACGCTGTACCGGACCTCCGGTGACTCGCCGATCGTGGATGCGCTGATCGACGCCGCCGAGGCCGGCAAGCAGGTGCTGGCCCTGGTCGAGATCAAGGCCCGGTTCGACGAGCAGGCCAACATCGGCTGGGCGCGCAAGCTGGAGCAGGCCGGGGTGCACGTCGTGTACGGCATCGTCGGGCTGAAGACGCACGCCAAGCTCTCCCTGGTCGTGCGCCAGGAGTCCGACGGCCTGCGCCGCTACTGCCACGTCGGCACCGGCAACTACAACCCGAAGACCGCCCGGATCTACACCGACCTCGGCCTGCTCACCTGCGATCCGGACGTCGGCCAGGACCTCACCCGGCTGTTCAACCAGCTGTCCGGTTACGCGCCCAAGTCCCGGTTCCACCGCCTGCTGGTCGCACCCCGATCCGTCCGGGCCGGTCTGATCGAACGGATCGACCGGGAGGCGCAGGCAGCCCGCGAGGGCCGTCCGAGCTGGATCAAGATCAAGGTGAACTCGATGGTCGATGAGGAGACCATCGACGCCCTGTACCGGGCCTCCAGCGCCGGGGTACCGGTGGACCTGGTGGTCCGGGGGATCTGCGCGATGCGACCCGGGGTGCCCGGCCTGTCCGAGACCGTGCGGGTGCGCTCCATCCTGGGCCGGTTCCTGGAGCACTCCCGGGTGTTCGCGTTCTGCGCCGACGGCGGGATGCGCAAGGACCTGGTCGATGGCGGCAAGGAGTCCGACGTGCTGATCCCCGGCCCGGAGGTCTTCATCGGCTCGGCCGACCTGATGCACCGCAACCTGGACCGCCGGGTCGAGGCGCTGGTGCGGATCTCCGACCCGGAGCAGATCGCCGACCTGGTCGACCTGATGGACGCGTCCATGGCCGATGCCACCGTCTCCTGGCACCTCGCGGCGGACGGGACCTGGACCCGGCACGACACCGGTGAGGAGGGACGGCTGCGCGACCTGCAGTCGAGTCTGATCTACCGGCAGCGCCGCCGACTGGGCGCGGGCCGATGA
- a CDS encoding NUDIX hydrolase produces the protein MSAGTSVADAARAARTAREARRPQVVEAAGALVWRVRQGRLQVALVHRPRYRDWSWPKGKVEPEEHVTVAAIREVEEETGLPIVLGRPLPGLQYAMSDGRHKRVHYWAAQVAGRPEGAALQARPPVHHADASEIDRVAWMDTDVARRKLTRRADVEPLDALVKAHHKGRLDTRALVVVRHGRARSRAAHGAEEATRPLTPVGRRQAEDLVPLLSAFGVAELISSPWTRCRATVEPYAAAAGLRLTELPALTEHANAGDPAATTNAAEALLAARGGSVDLAVCTHRPVLPTVLGVIAAHARTKARAALPESDPWLRPGEMLVAHVSTTPEKDGQPRVLAVERHLP, from the coding sequence ATGAGCGCTGGCACCTCGGTCGCCGACGCCGCACGCGCCGCCCGCACCGCCCGGGAGGCCCGGCGACCGCAGGTGGTCGAAGCGGCCGGCGCCCTGGTGTGGCGGGTGCGACAGGGCCGGTTGCAGGTCGCCCTGGTGCACCGGCCCCGCTACCGGGACTGGTCCTGGCCCAAGGGCAAGGTCGAACCGGAGGAACACGTCACCGTCGCTGCCATCCGGGAGGTCGAGGAGGAGACCGGGCTGCCGATCGTGCTGGGTCGCCCGCTGCCCGGCCTGCAGTACGCGATGTCCGACGGCCGGCACAAGCGGGTGCACTATTGGGCCGCGCAGGTCGCCGGACGGCCGGAGGGCGCCGCCTTGCAGGCCCGGCCCCCGGTGCATCACGCCGACGCCTCGGAGATCGACCGGGTCGCCTGGATGGACACCGACGTCGCCCGGCGCAAGCTCACCCGGCGCGCCGACGTCGAACCGTTGGACGCCCTGGTCAAGGCCCATCACAAGGGCAGGTTGGACACCCGTGCGCTCGTGGTGGTCCGGCACGGCCGTGCCCGCAGCCGCGCCGCCCACGGTGCCGAGGAAGCGACGAGACCGCTCACCCCGGTCGGCCGCCGCCAAGCCGAGGACCTGGTGCCGCTGCTGTCGGCCTTCGGCGTCGCGGAGCTGATCAGCAGCCCGTGGACCCGCTGCCGCGCCACCGTCGAGCCCTATGCCGCCGCCGCCGGGCTGCGGCTCACCGAACTGCCCGCCCTGACGGAACATGCGAACGCCGGCGACCCGGCCGCCACCACCAACGCCGCCGAGGCGCTGCTCGCCGCCCGGGGCGGATCGGTCGATCTCGCGGTGTGCACCCATCGCCCGGTGCTCCCGACCGTCCTCGGGGTGATCGCGGCCCACGCCCGGACCAAGGCGCGGGCGGCACTGCCGGAGTCCGACCCGTGGCTGCGGCCCGGGGAGATGCTGGTCGCGCACGTGTCCACCACGCCGGAGAAGGACGGGCAGCCGCGGGTGCTGGCGGTGGAGCGGCACCTGCCCTGA
- a CDS encoding septum formation family protein: protein MSVRKLNLTYVLGGLAVASLALSGCSSAPDAQRDESSGEITASADANVFTIAVGDCLDLASSQLAEEVSSLPTVPCADEHDSEIYAETELPKGDYPTDIQEQASQFCYDEFAPFVGLSYEESTLDVQPMTPLQDGWEQADDRVIQCIVMSPERVTGTLKGSAL, encoded by the coding sequence ATGTCTGTGCGGAAGCTGAACCTCACCTATGTCCTCGGGGGCCTCGCTGTGGCCTCCCTCGCCCTCTCCGGCTGCTCCTCCGCGCCGGACGCCCAGCGCGACGAGTCCTCGGGTGAGATCACCGCATCCGCCGACGCGAACGTGTTCACCATCGCCGTGGGCGACTGCCTCGACCTCGCCTCCAGCCAGCTCGCCGAGGAGGTGTCGTCGCTGCCGACCGTGCCGTGCGCCGACGAGCACGACTCGGAGATCTACGCCGAGACCGAGCTGCCGAAGGGTGACTACCCGACCGACATCCAGGAGCAGGCGTCCCAGTTCTGCTACGACGAGTTCGCCCCGTTCGTCGGCCTCTCCTACGAGGAGTCCACGCTGGACGTCCAGCCGATGACCCCGCTGCAGGACGGCTGGGAGCAGGCGGACGACCGGGTCATCCAGTGCATCGTGATGAGCCCGGAGCGGGTGACCGGCACCCTGAAGGGCTCCGCTCTCTGA
- a CDS encoding inorganic phosphate transporter produces MEIALVVVVVAFALGFDYTNGFHDAANAIATSVSTRALTPRAALLMAAVFNLLGALLGTHVATTIAHDIVSIDDVAPHSGLVIVLSALVGAITWNLITWWLGLPSSSTHALIGGLAGVGVASGITVHWSAILDKVVLPMVISPLLGFAAAFGVMVGVLWLVRRASPAPAQRRFRLAQTASAAAMALGHGLQDAQKTMGVIVLALVAGGFHDGDSIPLWVKLAAATAISLGTYSGGWRIMRTLGRKIIELDPARGFVAESVSAVVLYLNAYWLHAPVSTTHTITSAIMGVGATKRLSAVRWGVAKSIGAAWILTIPAAAAVAAVVYVVLHAILG; encoded by the coding sequence GTGGAGATCGCGCTCGTCGTCGTGGTCGTCGCGTTCGCGCTCGGCTTCGACTACACCAACGGCTTCCACGACGCGGCGAACGCCATCGCGACCTCGGTGTCCACCCGGGCACTGACCCCGCGGGCGGCGCTGCTGATGGCGGCGGTGTTCAACCTGCTGGGTGCGCTGCTGGGCACCCATGTCGCGACCACCATCGCCCACGACATCGTCAGCATCGACGACGTCGCACCCCACTCCGGTCTGGTGATCGTGCTGTCCGCACTGGTCGGTGCGATCACCTGGAACCTGATCACCTGGTGGCTCGGTCTGCCGTCGTCCTCGACGCACGCGCTGATCGGCGGCCTGGCCGGGGTCGGTGTCGCCTCCGGGATCACCGTGCACTGGTCGGCGATCCTGGACAAGGTCGTCCTGCCGATGGTCATCTCCCCGCTGCTCGGCTTCGCCGCCGCGTTCGGGGTCATGGTCGGTGTGCTGTGGCTGGTGCGCCGGGCGTCCCCGGCTCCGGCGCAGCGTCGGTTCCGGCTCGCGCAGACCGCGTCCGCAGCGGCGATGGCACTGGGGCACGGTCTGCAGGACGCGCAGAAGACCATGGGTGTGATCGTGCTGGCGCTGGTGGCCGGTGGCTTCCACGACGGCGACTCGATCCCGCTGTGGGTCAAGCTGGCGGCGGCCACCGCGATCTCCTTGGGCACCTATTCGGGTGGCTGGCGGATCATGCGGACCCTCGGTCGCAAGATCATCGAGCTGGACCCGGCGCGCGGCTTCGTCGCCGAGTCGGTGTCGGCCGTGGTCCTGTACCTGAACGCCTACTGGCTGCACGCGCCGGTCTCGACCACGCACACGATCACCTCGGCGATCATGGGTGTGGGCGCGACCAAGCGGCTGTCGGCGGTGCGCTGGGGTGTGGCCAAGAGCATCGGCGCCGCCTGGATCCTGACGATCCCGGCAGCGGCCGCGGTGGCAGCGGTGGTCTACGTCGTGCTGCACGCGATCCTGGGCTGA
- a CDS encoding DUF47 domain-containing protein has protein sequence MRLRLTPRDTSFFDLLAASAAHLVTGANLLAELLGADRQARKAIAKQINEVEHLADEATHSIMRRLNQTFVTPFDRDDIYGLASSLDDCMDFMEEAADLIVLYKLNELPKRVSDQVQVLQRCAELTAEAMPKLRSMDSLGDYWVEVNRLENQADKSHRKLLAQMFDEIADPILLMKLKEVVEKLEDAADAFEKVANMVETIALKES, from the coding sequence GTGCGCCTGCGCCTCACCCCGCGCGACACCTCGTTCTTCGACCTCCTCGCTGCCTCCGCGGCCCACCTCGTGACCGGCGCGAATCTGCTCGCCGAGCTGCTCGGTGCCGACCGCCAGGCCCGCAAGGCGATCGCCAAGCAGATCAACGAGGTCGAGCACCTCGCCGATGAGGCGACCCACTCGATCATGCGTCGGTTGAACCAGACCTTCGTCACCCCGTTCGACCGGGACGACATCTACGGTCTGGCCTCCTCCCTCGACGACTGCATGGACTTCATGGAGGAAGCGGCCGACCTGATCGTCCTCTACAAGCTCAACGAGCTGCCCAAGCGGGTGTCGGACCAGGTGCAGGTGCTGCAGCGCTGCGCCGAGCTGACCGCCGAGGCGATGCCGAAGCTGCGTTCGATGGACTCCCTCGGCGACTACTGGGTCGAGGTGAACCGGCTGGAGAACCAGGCGGACAAGTCGCACCGCAAGCTGCTCGCCCAGATGTTCGACGAGATCGCCGACCCGATCCTGCTGATGAAGCTCAAGGAGGTCGTCGAGAAGCTGGAGGACGCGGCCGACGCCTTCGAGAAGGTCGCGAACATGGTCGAGACCATCGCGCTCAAGGAGTCCTGA
- a CDS encoding sugar porter family MFS transporter: MAGSTPTQGRHPAHNKAIGLAVAAAVGGFLFGFDSSVINGAVDAIQGQFDLGATLTGFAVAVALLGCAVGAWAGGRLADHWGRTKVMVLGSVLFFVSSILSAIAFSVWDLIIWRILAGVGIGIASVIAPAYIAEIAPAALRGRLGSLQQLAITLGIFAALLSDQLLAESAGGASEVLWLGWEAWRWMFLVAVVPAAIYGILALRIPESPRYLVAKGRHDEAVAVLERVLGADEDPRERVASIERSIQKDKENAQKATLRGPRFGLLPVVWTGILLSVFQQFVGINVIFYYSTTLWQAVGFDESQSFLVSTITSVTNVAVTFIAIALIDKVGRRPILLTGSAGMTISLAVMALAFTQSSGSGEDVSLPGAWGPIALVAANAFVVFFGASWGPLVWVLLGEMFPNRIRAAALGVAAAAQWIANFLITVTFPPLLDQFGATGPYLMYAIFAGLSFVFVLGKVPETKGVELEDMEDLPPARRR, translated from the coding sequence ATGGCTGGCAGTACACCGACGCAGGGCAGACACCCCGCGCACAACAAGGCGATCGGACTCGCCGTCGCCGCCGCGGTCGGCGGATTCCTGTTCGGCTTCGACAGCTCCGTGATCAACGGCGCCGTGGATGCCATCCAGGGGCAGTTCGACCTCGGCGCCACGCTGACCGGCTTCGCGGTCGCCGTCGCCCTGCTGGGCTGTGCCGTCGGCGCCTGGGCCGGTGGCCGGCTCGCCGACCACTGGGGCCGCACCAAGGTGATGGTGCTGGGCTCGGTGCTGTTCTTCGTCTCCTCGATCCTGTCCGCGATCGCGTTCAGCGTCTGGGACCTGATCATCTGGCGGATCCTGGCCGGTGTCGGCATCGGTATCGCCTCGGTGATCGCCCCCGCCTACATCGCCGAGATCGCCCCGGCCGCCCTGCGCGGTCGCCTCGGTTCGCTGCAGCAGCTCGCGATCACGCTCGGTATCTTCGCCGCGCTGCTCTCCGACCAGCTGCTGGCCGAGTCCGCCGGTGGCGCCTCCGAGGTGCTGTGGCTGGGCTGGGAGGCATGGCGGTGGATGTTCCTGGTCGCCGTGGTCCCGGCCGCGATCTACGGCATCCTGGCGTTGCGCATCCCGGAATCGCCGCGCTACCTGGTCGCCAAGGGCCGCCACGACGAGGCGGTGGCCGTCCTGGAGCGCGTGCTCGGTGCCGACGAGGACCCGCGCGAGCGGGTCGCCTCCATCGAGCGGTCGATCCAGAAGGACAAGGAGAACGCCCAGAAGGCCACGCTGCGTGGTCCGCGCTTCGGGCTGCTCCCGGTGGTGTGGACCGGCATCCTGCTGTCGGTCTTCCAGCAGTTCGTCGGGATCAACGTGATCTTCTACTACTCCACCACGCTGTGGCAGGCGGTGGGCTTCGACGAGAGCCAGTCGTTCCTGGTCTCCACCATCACCTCGGTGACCAACGTCGCGGTGACCTTCATCGCCATCGCCCTGATCGACAAGGTCGGCCGGCGGCCGATCCTGCTCACCGGTTCGGCCGGGATGACGATCTCCCTGGCGGTGATGGCCCTGGCCTTCACCCAGTCCTCCGGCTCCGGTGAGGACGTGTCCCTGCCCGGCGCCTGGGGCCCGATCGCCCTGGTCGCCGCGAACGCCTTCGTGGTCTTCTTCGGGGCCTCGTGGGGTCCGCTGGTGTGGGTCCTGCTCGGGGAGATGTTCCCGAACCGGATCCGCGCCGCCGCCCTGGGTGTGGCGGCCGCCGCGCAGTGGATCGCGAACTTCCTGATCACGGTCACGTTCCCGCCGCTGCTCGACCAGTTCGGCGCGACCGGCCCGTACCTGATGTACGCGATCTTCGCCGGGCTGTCCTTCGTCTTCGTGCTCGGCAAGGTGCCGGAGACCAAGGGCGTCGAGCTGGAGGACATGGAAGACCTCCCCCCGGCCCGCCGGCGCTGA
- a CDS encoding ABC transporter ATP-binding protein: MSHSSVVAQEVWAGYGGASVLTGVDLSISPGETVGLIGRSGAGKSTLVQVLLGLNKPTHGRATYGGRPVSRLSRKEKKAFRATVRVVHQEGLSGADPRTTVERLLLNTLNDARKAGLATGQEPTDVLATVGMEPRFLSRTLSSLSGGERQRVVLANALATRPEILILDEPATALDPGLRDTVTDRIAELTAAGVGLLVVSHDLRMVDRLTSVTHVLAEGKIVESGPVRQLMSHPQHEETRALAEALPEAIGGLR, translated from the coding sequence GTGTCGCACTCCAGCGTGGTTGCCCAGGAGGTGTGGGCCGGATACGGCGGCGCCTCGGTCCTGACCGGCGTCGACCTGAGCATCTCCCCCGGGGAGACGGTCGGGCTGATCGGTCGCTCCGGTGCCGGGAAGTCGACCCTGGTGCAGGTGCTGCTGGGCCTGAACAAGCCGACGCACGGCCGCGCCACCTACGGCGGACGCCCGGTGTCACGGCTCTCCCGCAAGGAGAAGAAGGCGTTCCGGGCCACGGTCCGGGTGGTGCACCAGGAAGGGCTGTCCGGTGCCGACCCGCGGACCACCGTGGAGCGGCTGCTGCTGAACACCCTGAACGACGCGCGCAAGGCGGGTCTGGCGACCGGCCAGGAGCCGACCGACGTCCTGGCCACGGTCGGGATGGAGCCCCGCTTCCTCTCCCGCACCCTGTCCTCGCTGTCCGGCGGCGAGCGGCAGCGGGTGGTGCTGGCGAACGCCCTGGCGACCCGGCCGGAGATCCTGATCCTGGACGAACCCGCCACCGCGCTGGACCCGGGGCTGCGGGACACCGTGACCGACCGGATCGCCGAGCTGACCGCCGCCGGGGTCGGGCTCCTGGTGGTGTCGCACGACCTGCGGATGGTGGACCGGCTGACCTCGGTGACCCATGTGCTCGCCGAGGGGAAGATCGTCGAGAGCGGCCCGGTGCGTCAGCTGATGTCGCACCCGCAGCACGAGGAGACCCGCGCACTGGCCGAGGCGCTGCCGGAGGCCATCGGCGGCCTGCGCTAG
- a CDS encoding LacI family DNA-binding transcriptional regulator → MARPVTLSDVAQEAGVSLATASRALNGSATRTVGPELARRVRAAAEKLRYAPDGVAQAMARGRTSAIGLVVPDVSDPLLGAITSGVSAAADQAGLSVTLASTREVPGREASVIEALARQRVRAMVMVGGATGRVDADLAAMHAIESYLVAGGSVALIGSMMPGTSGVDVADRRTALRLGMEMHALGYRRYVVLGGPDRPGRGAERLAGFSEAVTMLGGEVLAAPHLPEVSREAGQTAMAELIDSGLLTGAPGRPLVFAVTDQLAFGALAALRAAGLSVPDDVALAGFDDLPGAVDVTPSLTSVRLPLYEAGTEAVTLALAGEAGRTVVLDGEVVLRESTPPVTG, encoded by the coding sequence ATGGCCCGCCCCGTGACCCTGAGCGATGTGGCGCAGGAAGCCGGTGTCTCACTGGCGACCGCTTCCCGTGCGCTGAACGGCAGCGCTACTCGGACGGTGGGTCCAGAACTGGCCCGTCGGGTCCGGGCGGCGGCAGAGAAGCTGCGGTACGCACCCGACGGGGTGGCCCAGGCGATGGCGCGGGGGCGCACGAGCGCCATCGGACTGGTGGTCCCGGACGTGTCCGACCCGCTGCTCGGCGCGATCACCTCCGGGGTGAGTGCCGCCGCCGACCAGGCGGGCCTGAGCGTCACGCTGGCCAGCACCCGGGAGGTGCCGGGCCGAGAGGCGAGCGTCATCGAGGCGCTGGCGCGGCAGCGGGTGCGCGCCATGGTGATGGTCGGGGGAGCGACCGGGCGGGTGGACGCGGATCTGGCGGCGATGCACGCGATCGAGTCGTATCTGGTCGCGGGCGGCTCGGTGGCGCTGATCGGGTCGATGATGCCGGGCACCAGTGGGGTGGACGTCGCCGACCGGCGCACGGCCTTGCGGCTCGGCATGGAGATGCACGCGCTGGGCTACCGCCGGTACGTGGTGCTGGGCGGTCCGGACCGGCCGGGCCGTGGTGCCGAGCGGCTGGCCGGGTTCTCCGAGGCGGTGACGATGCTGGGCGGCGAGGTGCTCGCGGCCCCGCACCTGCCGGAGGTGAGCCGCGAGGCCGGGCAGACGGCGATGGCGGAGCTGATCGACTCCGGGCTCCTGACCGGGGCACCCGGGCGCCCGCTGGTGTTCGCGGTGACCGACCAGCTGGCCTTCGGGGCCCTGGCGGCGTTGCGGGCGGCCGGGCTCTCGGTGCCGGACGACGTCGCGCTGGCGGGCTTCGACGATCTGCCGGGCGCCGTCGACGTGACGCCGAGCCTGACCAGCGTCCGCCTGCCGCTGTACGAGGCGGGCACCGAGGCGGTGACCCTGGCGCTGGCCGGGGAGGCAGGTCGCACCGTCGTCCTGGACGGCGAGGTCGTGCTCCGGGAGTCGACCCCGCCGGTCACCGGCTGA